TGTTTTAGAATGGACAGAAGCCAAAACTATTGACCGTTCCAAACGTGGAATAAAGGAATTAGATATTATTTCAGGAGTTCATTCAACGCAAATTAATGATGCAATGAGTAGCATTTTGCGAACAATGGACAAAGTGGGAATGGTAAACCAAAAGGGATTTGAGATTTTAATTCAAATTCTTTCTTTAAAAATCTATGATGAAAAAAGAAACGAAAAAACGGCAAGCCGTTTTCTCGATTTTTACATTACAGATGAAGAAAGAAATTTTAAATCTCTTGCAGACAAACCATTACAAGAATTTATCAAAAGAAATAACGATTTAAGAGACGAAGCGTCAGGAACATATTATCGTATTTTAAAGGACAATCCCTTAAACTCAAAAAATGAAAATCATATAAAAGTCCTTATTGAAGTTGTGTATCAATTTCAAGATTACTCATTTGTGCGTTCCCACAAAACCGACCTTTACCAATTAGTATTTTACAAGTTTGCAACACCATTTTCTAAAGATGCAAATGCACAATTTGTAACGCCTTTGCCTTTAATTGATTTTTTAGTAAGCATTGTAAACCCGAGAAATGGCGAAACAGTAATTGATCCAACTGTAGGTATTGCTGACTTCCTTTCTGTTTCTTATGTAAACTCAAATAGCAAGTTAGACGACAACAATATTTTCGGAATGCCGAAGGCAAAAAGAAAAAAGCCGAAAAACAAGCCAGCAAAATAGATTTAGGAATTGTTTTTCTTGAAAATGCGTACCGCATTTTGAAAGAAAACGGAAGAATGGGAATTGTAATTTCTAATTCTATTGCAAGTATTGACAGCCACAAAATTGCAAGAAAATGGCTGATGGATAAAATGCGTATTGTTGCCATTTTTGACTTGCCAGCCAATGTATTTGCTGAAACAGGCGTAAATACTTCAATCATTGTTGCATACAAACCCAACGAAAAAGAACTAACAAAATTAAAAGCACAGAATTATGAAGTGTATTTTAAAGGTATTGAAAGAGTTGGTTACGAAGTAAAAACAAGTAAGAGAGTAAAATTCTTCTCACCAAATTATAAAATTAATTACGAAAACTTTGAGATAGAAATTGACAACGAAGGTCGTGCTTTGCTTGATGAAGAATTTACAGAAACTATTTCTGATTTTAAGAAATGGTGTTTGAATCAAGAAAAATCATTACAGGACATTTTTATAAAAATAAAGTAATTATGAGCAACGCATATATAAAAATACCTAATTCAATTTCTTTCAATTCCATTGTTGAAAAGGACTATACTTTGTCTTCTTCTCAATATATGGACTTGATAATGCCAAACGAAAATTTCCTATTTGTAAAAGACTTTCTAAAAAGAGATTTACAAAGAAAAGATTTAGGCGTAGAAGTTGGTTCTCTTAATTATATCGGACAATCAACCCATTATTTTGTAAGAACAAAAGCATTACAAGCTCATTCGTTTTTACCTGAAATTACAAGCGAAACTGCTTTACCAATTATGCCAAATTCGTTTGTAAAAATGAATTTAAAACAAGGCGATTTGCTAATTTCAAAAGATAGTAATATTGGCGAAGTAGTAATTTTAGATAAAGATTATCCAAATTTTATGCTTTCAGGTGCAATTTACAAATTGCCAGTAACAGAAAAGAAATATTATTTATTAGCATTCATAAAGCACAATATTTTTAGAGAACAATTGGATTTTATGGTTCCCAAAGGTGCAACCATTCGCCACGCTAAAACTATGTTTTTGGACTGCAAAATCCCAATGCCAAATAGTGATGCAGAAAATGTAATAAACTTTGTTGAACTATTAACACAAGCCATAATCAACAAAGAAAAATTAATAAAAGAACGTCACGAAGCCATTTTAAAAGCAATAGAAACCGAACTTTTGGAAAATCAAAAACCAAACAAGTTTAGTTTTGCGTTGCCGAGAATTAATGAATTAGAAGAAGTTGGCAGATTAGATACAAATCTTTACAGAGAACATTTTAAAAATGTTGTTTTTGAAATACAAAACTATAAAAATGGTTTTCAAACTATTTCCGATTTAGGTTTTTCACTTTCTCGTGGACAAAATTTACAAGTTTCAAACATTGGTGAAAGTGTATATTCCAAAAAACAATATTCTAATTTCTATACTTTAATGTTACCAAAGTTCCTTTCAAAATATGGAACAGTTGATAAAATTGAATATTTAGGCAATCAAAATGACTTAAAAACATTGCAAAAAGGCGACTTGATTTTTGGAGCAGAAGGTTTTGAAAAAGGTCGTTCCATTGTAATAATTGAAGAACAAAGCAGAGTAATTACAAATATTCACGGTATTACAATTCAACAAAAAGAACACGATGTAAACAAAGCAATATTTGT
The window above is part of the Sphingobacteriales bacterium genome. Proteins encoded here:
- a CDS encoding restriction endonuclease subunit S, with amino-acid sequence MVFESRKIITGHFYKNKVIMSNAYIKIPNSISFNSIVEKDYTLSSSQYMDLIMPNENFLFVKDFLKRDLQRKDLGVEVGSLNYIGQSTHYFVRTKALQAHSFLPEITSETALPIMPNSFVKMNLKQGDLLISKDSNIGEVVILDKDYPNFMLSGAIYKLPVTEKKYYLLAFIKHNIFREQLDFMVPKGATIRHAKTMFLDCKIPMPNSDAENVINFVELLTQAIINKEKLIKERHEAILKAIETELLENQKPNKFSFALPRINELEEVGRLDTNLYREHFKNVVFEIQNYKNGFQTISDLGFSLSRGQNLQVSNIGESVYSKKQYSNFYTLMLPKFLSKYGTVDKIEYLGNQNDLKTLQKGDLIFGAEGFEKGRSIVIIEEQSRVITNIHGITIQQKEHDVNKAIFVKCCLDYLRNKGLIDLYAVGGNGGSLAQKYWEIIPFPKFDKTKQDEIARLYHNVEIDYKADTFILANFLDKDNEYNQQAGIYELDKTAKQLKEILNQTIDDIVNDREVIINFII